Sequence from the Xiphophorus couchianus chromosome 23, X_couchianus-1.0, whole genome shotgun sequence genome:
TAGACAGGCCATTATTCtgatcagttttaaatgtgattgGGTCAGATCTAGTCATTCAGTCTGCGTTATTGACATTTGTACTGATAattcaaagatttgttttttactatTTTGCCAGTGTTGTTGTGTGactgtgtctgtgttttaatttttttcccaccttGCTGCAAAGACAATTTCCCTAGAGGGACAACAATAAAATGGTTCTGATGCTGAGCATGTTTTTTGAAGCCAGCAAACAGAGATGAACATATATTTTTCATCTAACTGCAGTGAGGAAAAATCTGCCTGGCAACATCAATGAGAGTTAATGTGATTTTTGACTCAAAAGGTTGTGCTGACCTCTGTTTCCAGATAATATAGTACATCTTTCTGTTCCCAGATGGAGCACTAATGCTGCATTAAGGGCTAATGAAACCAAAACTAACTTCAGGTGCAGTTTAAtaacaactaaacaaaaaccCTTCAGGCTACTTAATAGAAACACATTACATCAACATATATAGAACATTTGCAAATGATTCCTGAGCATCTAAATGGCACATCAATGTGCAGTTAATGAATAGAAGACAGTGTCTGTATATTTTTGTCATCAATGATGCTGTAACAATGCTGTTATTCTCTCATATGTCTGAATTTACCCCCAATATCTCATTCATTATaattaaagcagaaacaaaagctCCTGCCAAGCACTGTACCTCGATGTACTTCATGAGTTCGTGAACGTATCGGTCTCTGTCTGACGGCACGTCACAGTGAGACTGCATGTAAAGAACTGGAGCCAAGCCCTCCCTCCTGAGGCGGTTCTTTTCCTCCAGAGACACAGCCACAGGCTCCAGCAGGTACTCCAGGGAGGGCAGCCACTGCAGGGTCAGGGGGTAGTCTGACTCCCTACGAAATGTGGCCGTGTAATTAAACAGCCGGATTCCAGGTCCGTGAGAGAGGATGTAGTTGTTCATTGGTGACTCCTCGTGGAAAAGTGCCCAGGTCTGGTGGCGCAGGCGAGGAAGTGGCGCCTCGTATGCCCTGAAGTCTGTCCCGTAAAAGATGATGGATGCTGTCCTCTTGTACAACTGGACCTTTTCAAGAACAAGTCGAGATGAAACAGGGtaacaataattattataaatgtGCGCATATacacagtgccttgcagaagtCTTATAATCTTGAACTTCTGGTACTGTTTAAGATGCTAAAACCGGAAATTTCAATGTGCTGTGTTGCACATTGACCAGGGGCATCAAACTCACTTTCATTTTGACCATATCAAGATCACAAAAGTTCTCAAAGGGCCAGTTATAGCAGAAAGTATTggtaatataatatatataatataatatatttataaatagctttctttatatttaaaattaagtaataaaaacatgtttcacactGACGTAATGAAGAGAAATTACAGCTTTGAGAAAAccgctttgatttgattgataaaatagtATTTCAGCACATAACTGTTATCTTGAAGGTTCTACATATGAATCCCACTATAGCTTGGAGGACCATGTAAAAACGTATGGTGGGCCGGATTTGAATTGTCACACGTGACCTAGACcaacagaaaaaagttaaaatttttaaagcagaagaaaattcTGCATAATTTTCCAAAGTCTGTACAAATAGAAGTCTATAAATTGTCCCAGGTATTTTCATCCAGCTACCTCACACTGAAATTACAGCCGCAAATGTTTTGGGCTATGTTTTTACTGGGTTTATATTTCAAGAGACCACGATCTCAAACTAAGTCAGATTGAATGGAGAGTCTGAACATAAATTTTCATGGCTTTCTTTAACGATTGGCTATCGTACAGCCATTCCTGTCATTTAATTAAGACGGCCATGTTTTGGTAGGTGTTCTGTGTTGCTGTACTCTTTTCCTCTTCAGGTCAGGGATTGAACACCTTATTGAGATATTGAAAGCTTTGGATAGTGTTTTATAACCCAGCTCAATCCCTGACCTGCCTGCTCTTCATGATTCTGCCGTTCTCTAACAAAACCTCTGAGGCATTTACAGACCTGCTGCATTTAgactgagattaaatcacacacaaatGGACTGTATTTACACATAAGGTGACAAcatctaaaagaaaattgtgggagtggatttaaattaaacaaatcagagtaaaggggggtAAACACACAGgtacgccacacttttcagattctattgaaaaggaaaaagggaGAGAAGCATCAGTTTTGATCTACTTGTGTTAATCTATCACATACTTcttataaaatactttgaagtttaGTGTTCCAACGTGACGACGAGTGATAAAGTAGGAGGAGTATTAATACTAATGCAAAGCACTGTATTTTCCTGCTATTCAAGCCCAAACTTCCAGGAAAAACTTTAGTTGTTGGTCTCTCTTGTACCTTGCGATTGCTCGTCACCAAGCAGGAGGACGTGGCGCAGTCGACGCGTTCAGTGTCACCGGGGAAATGTGGGAAAAGTCCCCCGCTCCACCACAGGAGAATGGGCAGCTCCCTTTTGCTGCGGCGGTCACTGTTCCCTGGTCCTCTGTATGAGGCGACAGAGGCAAACTCCATGTCCGACAAAGCGCTCTGTGGCTGAAAGGCTCCTCGGTCTGGCGCATCCAATACGTCCAGGTGCAGCTGGTCTCCAGAGAGAGAGGCGAAGGAGACCCACACCCAGCAGAGGACAGCGAGCAGCCCCAGACCCACGCAGGGCAGCAGCCTCCTCCTACCTGCCATCTGCGGAACggttaaaacaaataataaaatataggTTCCCCCACCTCCATGTTTACTACATCATGATGTGTTATGAACTTtgcaaaacaaagtaaacatctATGGGACCAAACCTCCCAGTTGTCCAGATATATCGAAGCAATAACGCCATTCTTACTTATGTCGCCATGAAACACTCAAAATGCATACTAAatatgtaagaaataaaatatttatttgtcttaaaagcaaaacataccTCTGATGAACGCTCCTAACGGTTTATTCGCCAACATCAGTAACAACAGACTCTTCCTCGTCGCTTCAAATGTTACCCTCCTCTGGCGCCACCTACAGCCAAGCAAAATCAAAGCTGCAGTAAACGCAGAATCAGTCGAGCTTGTTGAGATTTTTGTTGATAATCTCAACACTTACTCGCTATGTGTTTCATGTCATGGTGAAATTTAGCAAATTAGGCAAATATAATAGTATGATTGAGTTCAGGTATTAACACAACACATAAAACGTCACAAATACAAACAGTACAAGCTACAAGTTATTTGGGGGCAAATAAATGCTATTTGccccaaaatattttgaattaaaatatatatattaaaacaatgtCTATGTTCAAATAGACAAagaaaaagtgacttttaaCAGCTTGCTGCTAAAACATACCTTAAATGTAACAAGAAAGATTAACTGATAAAGATCAACATAAACCCATTTAGCCAATCCACCACTTTCTTGCTATTAGTTGTTCCTAACCAATGTTTCAATGTGTCGCCCATTTCAGACAACACGATTAAGCCACAGCATaacatgcatttatttcatcttttagaTCTTTGAGTTCCTTTTATGagatgttaaatttttttttaacttggagACAAAATCACGTCAActttcctgtctgtctgtctttacTTCTCATGTCttcatttaaactttaactAACATATAATTAGTAAACTTATCTGCTTCAGTGTCATTAAGTCACGTATGGACATGCCACCAAAgagcctttatttgttttgcaggcAGTCATATTTTCTTTGGAATGCAGCCTGCCAAGCGTCCTTGTTCTCCTGACATTTTAGCGTGCTTGACTTGGTTTCAgttgactgaaaaaaatgctgcagGAAACAGTTTTGACTTTGTAGTCCGCACATGTATGCACAGGtttcactgaaacatttctggttACTTTTACCGGACGAGCATTTAGCTCACAGACAGGTGTCTTCAGTGTTTATCGTTTAAAAGTCTATGCACAATGTTTCAATTACAGCTTTATTTACCACGTAGTTCCAATGGTGcggaaaaatgattaaaagaagGTTTCTCAGGAAACCCTTTGCAATGTCAGGGCCATTTGCATCCTAAAGGTAGAAAGAACATTTGGATCCAAGTCAGAATGTTAACACATCGAGGTTAATtcacagaaaatacattttatttcatagacTTGTCCAATAACATATACATTTACAGTTGATAGAACCAAATTGTTAActttatatcatattatattatattatattgtattatattatattatgcaCAAAACATATTgcttgagaaaataaataaataaactaataaacaaacatttttcaggtGCCTTTGCGGGCTCTAGGACCCAGGTTCCCGCGGCTCTTCAACGCCACTGGGCACGTCACGACTCGTCTCGGTCAGATGCAGGGGAACCGGGCAGACCTCGCAGGGTTATTCATCATAAAAATAAGGTGAGTGATAAATTGTATGTGTGGTTGGCGCATTCATCTAGGGAAACGAATCACAGAAGGGGTACGTTTTATTTGCGTTCAGCgtgaagtttttttgtttcttccacaTAGTTGTAAGTTGGTTACACAGTGAGGCTAACTGTTAGCTTGACCAGCAGCAGAATGTCAACAAGCTGTCAGACTAGCCGCTTAGCTTCTGAACCCGCTACTCGTCGCTTCATTGTCAGGAGGCTGAGTTGGACATTAGTGTCAGCTGCTCGTTTCGGTTCCTTATTAACTTCTGCTTTCTGAACAAGTTAGTTCAGgaagagtttgtttttcagtcaaagCGGACAAGCTTGAACATGTCAaacttgatgtttgtttttgaggttGCAAATCACGCTGTCATTACTCAGATTCTCGCTTCTGTTGATGTGATGCAGGTGCTTGTTGTTTTCCTCTCCAACAGGGtgtttttatattcttgttTATCTCCACAATACTGTTCATTCTATGATGTTTGTGCTTAAAGTAATGAAAAAACTAGGCTGGAGACATCTCACCATTACACATCTGTCCTATTGGTTTCATTCCCCAGACAGTTTCATGCAGGTGTGCTTAGTCTCAAACCCAAGGTCTAGAAGCCCTAAAGTTTTTTTCAGTATTCTTTTTATAGAGTTacagctattaaaaaaaactataaaactgaaTCTGAGTATGAAAATCAAAAGCAGATCACAAATCCTGACACATTTTATGTATAAAGTGCTTTTTCCAggatgacaaaaacaaatgaaaagaagtCCTTATTACCGTTGAACCCTTTACTATgtatttacaaacacaaaatgacttGATATTAAGTATGTTGTGAATGTCAACTAAGAAGAgcataatttggaaataatcaaaaataagaTTAACTTTAGTCATGAGTGCTAaggaaatattattttcttttaaaccatttaaaatgtaaGTGCTGTGACTGTTAGATTTTcatgcaaattaaaataactatgtattttattttgttgctgtgtATCATAATAGAGGTGACGATTTACTCTTGAGAAAGGTCGTACCCATTTAGTTTATTCACAAGATAAGGAAATACTTAATGAATCCGATGACAGCACTGGTGCTACTACTTTCCATTGACACGGAAACAGCAGGTGTTTGAGGATCTGAGCACATGAAAGCATGATAACAGTCTCAAGCCGATGTCTGCACAGCTGTAATCTGATCCATGCACTTTAGCTGTGCATGCGTATATAATGATTTGTAAGGATGGTAAGGTTTTATAATGCACATTTGCTGGCAtcttaaattacacaaaattcatttatttgtgaCGATGTAGGGCTTTTTGTGGCTTCTCAGTTATTCAGGATTAATTTGAATGTATTCGTTGATTGTTTATTGcttcttgttcttctttctctctcttggTTAAGTTGACCCTGATCTTCCACCCATTGCAGTGGCCTGAAACCCACCAGAGAGGCCTAACTGGGTGGGGGAAACACGATGAGTAGGAACAACGTGCTTCTGAAAGTGATCCTGCTGGGAGATGGTGGAGTCGGGAAGTCCTCTTTGATGAACCGCTACATCACAGACCGCTTTGACTCGCAGTCATTTCACACCATTGGCGTAGAGTTCCTTAACCGAGACTTGGAGGTAGACGGGCGCCCGGTCACCCTTCAGATCTGGGACACGGCAGGTCAGGAGCGCTTCAAGTCACTTCGCACCCCGTTCTACCGGGGCGCAGACTGCTGCCTGCTCACGTTCTCTGTCAACGACTTGCAGAGCTTCCTAAATCTCAGCTGCTGGAAGAAGGAGTTTATGTTCTACTCTGACGTTAAAGAGCCGGAGAGCTTCCCTTTTGTGGTGCTGGGCAACAAGGTCGACATGGAGCAGAGGGAGGTTGGGGAGGACGAAGCACGGGCCTGGTGTGAGGAGAACGGCTGCTGCCCTTACTTTGAGACCAGCGCTAAAGACGACACTAATGTCACAGCTGCGTTCGAAGCAGCTGTCCGGGTGGTTCTAGCTGCTGAGGACCAGATCGGTCATGCACTACTCGGCAGCACTATTGATCTTCATGGCAACCGTAAAACCTCTCGTGGCTCATGCTGCTGATAGTGCAGGGGGTACTAAGCTTTTCTCGCTGAAACTTGCCTGTTTGTTCTGACAACAGGTGTACTGTAGGTTTATGGTACAGCATCCAGTAAGGATACTATGCAGGAGATGCAGCTTGTGTGAGGAAGCTGGTGTCAGGGATTTCAGCTGCTGTCTTGTGAGCTGAATTGTTGCTCTTATGAAGGTACAGGCATTCTGTGACAGGCGCGCTCGTCTTTTCTGCTTTCAGTGCTATCTCACAAGATATTACATCCTTCTCTGTTTATATGCGAGGGTAGTATCAAATAATGGAATGAAGCATTGTCTTTTATCTCATATATTGGAAGACAAAGTGTCAGTTTTCTcataaattcacaaaaatatggagttgcTCTGTTTTCTGATCTCAAGGTGATTGGTATTTGGCGTGGGTTATTGGTATGAAGATAAAAGTGAAAGTAATGATTTCAATAACCATGAAACCCCCCCATCGCAACACTCATAtggtttcaaattatttttaagaagaTACAAGAAAAAGTCCTGGAGTTTTCTCTGCCTGCGTTGGGCATACACTAAGGCAGAGTTTGCCCCTCctctacttgttttttttttcttcttacttttGGCCAGCTGATTGAAAGTTGACCAATTTAgtagtttgaaaatatttccagctGACCATCACCTTTATTAAAGTggtgatgttttaaaatgattgttttaagAATGATCAGATAAGATGTGTAAAGAGCCATTACGTCATGTTATTCATGTTAGTTTGCATAagcaaacaattaaaatctCAAACTACATAGAATCCCTTGACTACCTGAACTGCTTGTATTGACTAGGTTTGTGCCAGTATGAAGGTATatcaagttttttaaaaagttatatcTTAAAAACTAATATCCTTGGTCATACAATTTCTAAGGTCTAAAGTTCTTATACTATAATAAAGTGATGATGTTGCTAGaattttctttgactttaaGCAATGAAGCCCTGCCCCTCCTCCATGTATATAAATgtgcactgctggtcagcttGCTCAAAGAAATTaggctttattttttcatactcAAAGAAAAGACCAATCCGGCCTAAAAAGAGGGTCAAGGTGTCGAAAAGAACGCCATCCTTTGCCCTTACTTGGGTGTTTTAATGCTGCATTTGGGAGCTAGAAGCTTTCTAGTGAACTGTTGTAACTAAAATATGCAACACATGATCAAATCTTTGTGTGAACAGAGGTAAGCTGTTATTTCTACTGGAGACTACAGAAAAAATTTCATATTAGCCCATGCCTAATTGTGATATACTAAAAAGTATTAACTATAGTACTAGGTACAGTAATATACTGCTGAGTTATAAGCAAAAGTATGCGCTACACACAGACCATTTGAGTACTACAGTTTACACAAATGCTGACTGAGCTTCAATTTGTGGTACGATAAACTACAAACGTTAgtactcttaaaaaaaaaaggctacaAGGTACATTAAATAGAAAGGGAATGTTGATCATCAGGTTTACGGTTTTGCCCGTGAGCATTAGTTGCACGGTAGTCTTTTGTTTGCCTCTGCACTACGTTGAGGCTGGGTGTAATCGAGAATTTACGTCTCGGTTATATCCGGTAGTTTTTTATGTGACAGTTTACCAGGCAACGAATGCTTattgaacaaaataattcaaaagtcGTTCTGCCTctggtatttttcttttttatttctatccAATTGTTACATTGGGCTTCAGTGTTTGATCAGGGACAGTTGAAGAAACTTTTCCTTGCTAGGTTGAAGAGCTCTAATTATAAGTGGCCTCTCTGTAATCCTGCGTCAGCCTCAACATTCCAGTCTTCTAACTTTGCTCACCTGAGGGTCTCCTGAGCATTGCTGAGAAATGATGTACATCTCATTACTTCCAGTGTATATTCTACATCACCTCTTCATTCTTACAGCATTTggcaaaaacatacaaagtacTTGGAAAAGTTGTTTACATCCGTCATTGTATTCATATACCTGACACTGGCCACAGGTacatttcactttgtttttattagtggTGGCCAGAAGGCTCTGTTTTTTCATGTATGGTATTGGACAATGTTACAGCTAATAGTAATTTAAACTGAACTGTCATTATGTATGtgtagtatttttctttaatttttttcagataaaatgtattgattatCTTTTTAACTAGAGGGTCCTATATTCTCGCATCATTatgatgcattttgtttgtctgtcacaGCCTGAGATGCATTGTTTACCTACCAAGATCAAAAGTtgtaaacatttgtctttttgaacTAATGGTAATTGCAAGAATTCACTGTGAAAGTGAACTGAATAAGGTACTGTTACATTAATCAAGCTTATATATAAGCTGACAATGTGGAGTGTGTTGGGTCATTTCACCTCTTCGATACTTTGTACTactgtagtttttaattttttaatacatGGATGTTTCTGATATGAAAAAGAGAAGTCTGCTACATGACCTAAAACCCCTGCCTCCATTTATATCCGTCCTGTAGATGTCCCATACTTACATTGCCAACCTTTGACTTAAATAGCCAACCACCTCCCGGTAGCTATGCTGTAAGGAAATGTGGCTTGGAGACTAAAATCTACCCACTACttgttcagttattttattttgatcagaTGACTCTTGTGTTTCGTAAATTGCACAACAGGCTTACAAAATGAGATCAGCACTTCAATCAGTGTAAATggttcatatttaaatatagaggatttaaacatttttgcaattaCCTTTATCTCCTACCAATAGAAATTAAATGGGACGACATGGGTAAGTTTAAAAATGcaactctttggtgcaaattAGCAAAGGGGTAAGATGACCCAGGGTTGCgttgttttacaaaaactgtgagctaaagatgtaatttaaaaactacacCAACTTTTAAAATGAGGGCTAATAGCTGTgagttatttttgtgatttaactTAATCTATTTTCTTACACTGCTGCTTGAGTTTTATCTAGTTTGCATAGTAAAGActgtcatgtgttttttttaaacctgaaatCAACCTTGTTAGTAAAATCAATGTTAGCCAAGAGCATAACATTTCCCATGTTCTGATAATTTTTTCCATGTATCTGATATTTATGAATGtaatctatgtttttttttattttacatttttaaaatgtaaaagaatattgttttactgCCTGTGTTCAACTCATGAGTGCAGCTCGATCTGTGCAGAACAATAGTTTCATTTTGATTATGTGCTGATCTGAGACAGCTGCCCTTCCTCTACTTTGCACTAGTAATAGCAACACTGACGAATTGATCTCTAGTGCTTGGCTTCAAATAAAGTGTGCATCATACCAGATGGTGATTCTGTCGTTTGCATTTTTACACCTGGAAGACTActaatttccttctttttcattctgaaacaaaaatgaatatattaCTTGGTCCAGATCACTTTCTTGCCATCTGTAGTCACATGAAAAATTCCTTACATTGTTATTGCTGCATAGATTGTTTCTAAATATCAAGATATGAAATTATAGCATCATGGTGACATTTTACCTGCCCTCTCTCTTATTTGAGTTTCATTGCATCACCCAGTGTGTcctaaacaaccaaaaaaaagtgttgtccTTGGAAACAGTCAACTGTGTTCCTCTTcattaaaatggaaatcaaacatgcattgcatttttattttcccttcagTAAAAGGACATTAAGCATGCACTGCACATTGAAATCAGATCTGGGCACAGACAAATCCAATCAGCTTTTCAAAACTGTAGACTTAGGTAAATTTGATAATGGAAATCAACTAGAAGCACTAAATACAAAGATTATGCCCagattaacaaaaataacaccTTACATATATTCCAGTTTACAACTTAAGATTGAGTGAATACTGTCTCGTATCCTagagaaaacaaagcaattcaAACTACGCAACCACTGTTAAACTGAAACAATATACAACACAGACCTATCCGATTAATTGTGACGGCTGTAATGAGCAGCTCTTTCAGCAGAACTTCAGCGCCGTCAGGAGATGTCAAATGTGTCAGCAGAGTACGGAGAGCACAGTGTCTCCCCTCTGTCCCTCTGCATCCTTCTATAAAGGTCATAgcctcttctcttctctttggCCCTGTGCTTCAGTGTTTTCACATACACTTGGTACACAGCCAAGTGAAGGCAACAGTGCACCTGTGGACACAACGAGGAAGTACAAAACATTTGTACAAAACACCCTGACCCCTGATTCTGGCGAGGAGCCAGGGATGGAGAACAAGTAAAACAGGCACTGTGACTTCACagactcaaaatgaaaattattaaagGCAGTGTGCtcaattgtttcatttattttcaaacagtaCATTACCAACACGcacaaaaggaaagaaaaatatatctaCCAGCCAGCTTAACATCCTACAAATAAAACTCAGCTAAGGAAGGTTTcatcaataaaaatgatctgtagaaagattttttttttgtgtgggtcACAAATTGCATACAATCATCACTCATGAATGCCTTCAATCTAGGCTGTTAATGATTCATATGAATCTTTATTAGGGTGGATTGATGATGCAGTATAAGACTGTACTTAAAAAAGGAACTGGGTACAAGGGTAGAATTTAATGTACCggtagatttttttctaattcactAACGCTTAAATTGATATACaagcttttatatatatatatatatatatatatatatatatatatatgcacaccACTAATATTTAGACAAATTTGCTTATCAAGAAAccaatttttttccaattcagtTTTGCCAATTCACAATCTTCCTCAAggcactttataaaaaaataagttcagTCCAATCAGAAATTTAAACTAAAGTACCATCGACAtggttttgcatattttttgtttgactgcTCTTCTTTACTGGAGTGGTGGGGGTAATTTCAGGCTTCTTCCCAAAAGCCTACCTCTTAAACATTATCCCTAAATTTTCTAAAGGGTGGAGTTCCAGGTCTTTCAATAAAGGAAGACACATATGTATTCTGCATAGTCATTCCACCCTGGAAGAAAAACGGTTCAAATAATAGAAAACCTAAGTTTTGGCATGCTACTGATGAGTGTATGTAGACATCTGACCACACTGTAGTTGTATTAGTAAATTCAGCTACAATTAGTTAAATTGTGTTATACAATAACTACAAAATAATCCCTAACGAATTAAGCAAAGCAGTTTCTTTGCCATAAAAGTACCTCAGTAACATAAAAGAAgcaagaaacacttttttaaaaatctgatattgAGGTTACTTTATAATTCAGCACCTACAGCTTTTGTTGTCTCACAGTGAGAAACATTTAACGACCTCACTAGATCTAACAAATACTGAATCTATAATTCCTTCACTCTGAATCCACCGTTGTCCATTGTGTGAGGTGAGCCTGCAGCACAGTATGGATGTGTTCCGTATGCGGTTGCAGTGGAGCTGCATTGAGGCTTTGCAGAGGTCTAGCCCTCTCTTTGTCCAGAGAGCAGTCTCCTTTGACACGTAATACAACCCCTCTGGCCGAGACTCGGAGTGCAGGTGGCCCCCAAAAGAGACTTCTTATTGGCTATTTTTTCAAACTGGCACAACTCCATTGTTGCTGCTTTCTCTCTGGCCCGTGAGAAAAGTCCTGAGGTCAGCATGAGACTGCAAATGCATGTTTGTCTGCCCCCATAGCAACCAGATGTGAGGCGTGGTGGCCATAGTAACCTTTAATCCCTTGTTCTACTCAGCAGCTGTATGCTGCCATGTGCTTGTCCTATAGCCTATGTTTTAGTTCATTAGTACTGTGTTatgttttgactttaattgGTTGCATAAATGAACATTGAAATGATCTGACaagaaaaatcatatttactgCAAGTCATAGCAATTAAAAcggatgaaacaaaaacagtcttaTAAAAAGTAGGGGGGGAAAGTGTTTTATAAAGTCCATGATCATAGGTAGTTCTGTGCAGGTGAAGTGGAAAGACAGAGATGTTGAAGTCCCCTTTAAGTCCCCTTGTAGATGACAGAGTGGACAGGAAGCAGGGTGCCTAACACCTTGGACCTATGCCCTTTCTCCCAAGATAGCGCAGAACCGCAAAGTTATAGGTGCTTGACACAGTATAGGTCAGCTACAGAAAGACAAGGAAAAAGGAGGAGATGAAAAGACCCACAAAATCCTGGATAtctacaaacataaaaacaaaacatgacgaTGCTAATAGTTTTAGCTTGATATAACAGCTTCTGTAATGGAGCATGAAAGTATAATGGCTGCATGGCTGGCTGGAA
This genomic interval carries:
- the rab9b gene encoding ras-related protein Rab-9B, with the protein product MSRNNVLLKVILLGDGGVGKSSLMNRYITDRFDSQSFHTIGVEFLNRDLEVDGRPVTLQIWDTAGQERFKSLRTPFYRGADCCLLTFSVNDLQSFLNLSCWKKEFMFYSDVKEPESFPFVVLGNKVDMEQREVGEDEARAWCEENGCCPYFETSAKDDTNVTAAFEAAVRVVLAAEDQIGHALLGSTIDLHGNRKTSRGSCC